In Mytilus trossulus isolate FHL-02 chromosome 6, PNRI_Mtr1.1.1.hap1, whole genome shotgun sequence, a single window of DNA contains:
- the LOC134723327 gene encoding iroquois-class homeodomain protein irx-4-A-like encodes MSFNKESPDHPGPNILSHHLVCGEPFCPRVADPLTNRVVCRCYQTSTTQSHLTMPPNFSAALFHTPLHGDIPSPVSSPMHPNPALRWDNPGLSSMGFGSPFQTLSPAHHNIDNILRSQMYSYMHTGMDPNNGRRKNATRETTAALKAWLKEHKKNPYPTKAEKIMLAIITRMTLTQVSTWFANARRRLKKEHKGEFSSDISFDNISMSSDDEESSKPEPMGTSERNFNNNGNTTLEQELPGYSGMTKDDIYSYASFSFHASRPLTSTPIDHNMNNLPEYPKEDKKTELTNNTDRNSDESEDNDSIQEKELKTCDTSHDDTCSTSASNSFDSGIKDMRMPDRPKFLPPLISKPKIWSISNIIG; translated from the exons ATGTCTTTCAATAAAGAAAGTCCGGACCATCCAGGACCAAATATTTTATCACATCATTTg GTTTGTGGAGAACCGTTTTGTCCACGGGTAGCCGATCCTCTGACAAACAGAGTTGTCTGCCGTTGTTATCAGACCAGTACAACACAAAGTCACCTGACGATGCCACCAAACTTTAGCGCTGCACTTTTCCACACACCGCTCCATGGAGATATTCCGTCTCCAGTTTCGAGTCCAATG CATCCTAATCCTGCACTGAGGTGGGATAATCCTGGTTTATCGTCAATGGGGTTTGGATCTCCATTTCAAACACTGTCACCAGCACACCATAACATCGACAATATACTTAGATCACAAATGTATAGTTACat GCATACTGGCATGGACCCAAATAacggaagaagaaaaaatgccACAAGGGAAACAACTGCTGCTCTGAAGGCGTGGTTGAAAGAACACAAGAAAAACCCTTATCCAACCAAAGCAGAAAAGATTATGCTAGCAATTATCACACGCATGACCCTCACACAAGTTTCAACATGGTTTGCAAATGCAAGGAGGCGACTCAAGAAAGAACACAAAGGAGAATTTTCATCAGATATCAGTTTTGATAACATCAGTATGTCAAGTGATGACGAAGAAAGCTCAAAACCTGAGCCAATGGGTACATCagaaagaaattttaataataatg gaaataCAACATTAGAACAAGAACTTCCTGGATATAGTGGCATGACGAAAGACGATATCTACAGCTATGCCTCGTTTTCATTTCATGCTAGTCGGCCGCTTACGTCAACACCAATTGATCACAACATGAACAATTTACCAGAATATCCGAAAGAAGACAAAAAGACTGAATTAACGAACAATACTGACAGGAATTCTGATGAAAGTGAGGACAACGATAGTATTCAAGAAAAGGAATTGAAAACCTGCGATACATCACATGATGATACATGTAGTACATCGGCTTCAAACAGTTTTGACAGTGGAATTAAAGATATGCGCATGCCTGACAGACCAAAGTTCTTACCTCCCCTTATCAGCAAGCCTAAAATCTGGTCTATATCTAATATTATTGGATGA